The bacterium nucleotide sequence CGCGACGACGAACTTCGGCGTCAGCGGCTCGCGCGCGACCAGCTCCCACTTCAGGCCCGTCGGGAAGCCCGCGCCGCCGCGGCCGACGAGACGCGCGGCCTTCACCGCCTCGACGACCTCCGCCGGCGTCATGGTCTTGAGCGCCTTCTCGAAGGCCTGGTAGCCGCCGCGCTCGCGGTAGTTGACGAGCTTGCAGAGGTCGACCGACCCGAGGTCGCGGTAGATGATGCTCGGCGCGCTCACCGGCGGTACTCCGCGATCAGCTGGGGCACGTCGGCCGGGGTGATCGGCCCCATGAGCCGCTCGTTGATCTGCACCGCCGGCGCGCGCTCGCAGGCGGCGAGGCACTCCACGGGGCGCAGCGTGAACCGGCCGTCCGCCGTCGTCTGCCCGGGCTGGATGCCCAGCTCGCGCGCGAACGCCATGATCACGTCATCGGTGCCGCGCAGGAAGCAGCAGAGGTTCTGGCAGACCATGATGATGTTCGTGCCCTGCGGCCGCGTCGAGTAGAGGGCATAGAAGGTGGTGACCTCGTAGATCACGGACTTGGGCATCTCGAGGATGTCCGCCAGCTCGGTGAGCACCTCGTCGGAGAGGCAGTTGCACTCGGCCTGCACCAGGTACAGCGCCGTGAGCAGCGCGTCGGGCTTGCGCCGGTACTCGGCGAGGAGCCGCGCGAGCCGCTCGCGCGTCGCCGGCGGGATGGTCTTGGACGGCCGGGCCAGCGGGTAGCTCACCGGTCGACCTCCCCGAGCACGATGTCGATGCTGCCGATGATCGCCACGAGGTCCGCCAGGTACTGGCCCTTCGCCATCTCCTCGAGCGCGCCGAGGTTGACGAAGGACGGGCCGCGCAGCTGCACGCGCACGGGCCGCGGGCTGCCGTCGCTGACGACGAAGTACCCGACCTCGCCCTTGCTCCCCTCGACCGCGGCGTAGACCTCGCCCGGCGGCGGGCTGGCGCCGTGGAT carries:
- a CDS encoding NAD(P)H-dependent oxidoreductase subunit E: MSYPLARPSKTIPPATRERLARLLAEYRRKPDALLTALYLVQAECNCLSDEVLTELADILEMPKSVIYEVTTFYALYSTRPQGTNIIMVCQNLCCFLRGTDDVIMAFARELGIQPGQTTADGRFTLRPVECLAACERAPAVQINERLMGPITPADVPQLIAEYRR